The region ACGCTGCTGGCCGGCACGCCGGAGCGCTCGTACTTCCGGCCCCGATTCTCGCCCGACGGCACGCGGTTCGTGGTGAGCGCGTCGGCCAACGGACATTGGGAATTGCTCATTTCCGACAGCGACGGCCGCCGGCCGTCCGCCCTTCCCCTGGCCGACGACGCCAACCGCTACGATGCCACCTTCACGCCTTCGAGCCACGCGCTGGTGTACGCGTCCGATCGCGGCGGCATGATCAACCTCGCGGAGTTTGACTTCGCCACGCGCGCCGAGCGAACGCTCACCCGCGTCACCGGCGCCGCCGTCGCGCCGGCGGTGGATCCCGCGGACGGATCGGTGTGGTTCCTGAGCCTGCACGCCGGCGGCTATGATCTGCGCCGCCTGCCGCGCGACACGACCGCAGGCACCGCGCCCGACATCCTCGGTCGCTTCGGCGCCGCGTCGCCGCCACTGCCACAGGCGCGGAACCCGATGCCCACGAATTCGGTGGTGGGCCCCACGCCGTACGGCCTCGGTCCACGGCACACGCGCTACCTCCCGGGAGAGACCGTGGGCGCCGACGGCACGGCGCTCAGCGTGAGTGCCGTGAACACCGACGTGATCGGACGCCTGACCGGATTGCTCACCGCGGCGGTCGGCACCGACGCGCAATGGCACGGCGCCGCGGTTGCCCTGGCGTGGCGCGGCGAGCGCGTGGCCCTGGAGTTGAACGCGCACTGGGCCGCGCAGACGGTATCGCGCGGCCCGATCGACGAGGCGCTCGGCACCGCGCTCGATGGTTCGCGGCGCGGCGCGGCGTTGGCCGCCACGTTCCAGACGCGGGGCGATCTGTGGGGGTGGCGCGCTCGCGCCGGCGCCGGCGCGGAACGCCTGTCCCTGGCCGAAGCCGCCTGGCCGCTCACACGAACCGTGGCGTTCGCCGAGTGGGACGGCACCCTGCGACAGTCGAGCGGCACGCGCAACACGGCCGAACGGTTGGCGGTGCACGTGGACGGCGGACGCGCCGGCCTCGACGACGTGGCGCGAGCCATCGTCGGCGCGTGGATCGGATCGTCCGGCGTGGGCCCGGTGCCGTTCTCGGCGCACGTGACGTACGGGCGGATGTCGGGAAGCACGCTGGCCTCCGAGCGGTTCGCGGCGGGAGGGTTCGCGTCGCCGCTCGTGGACTCGAGCCTCACCGCGGCGCGCTTCGCCATGCCGGCCCTGCCCACGGGCGCCGCGCGCCCGAGCCAACCGGGCACACAAAGTTCCCTTCTCGCCTATCGGGCCGCGCTTCCATTCGGTTTCTTCACGCCGTTCTACGAGGGAGTGAGCGTGAGCTCCGGCACGCGCTTCTCGACGTGGCACCGCGCGTTTGGCATTGAGGCGCGGATGGCCATGGGCCGCCTGTCCCAGGCCTATCTGCCGGGCTTCGACATCCGGCTGGGAGTGGCGCGATCGCTCGACGCCCCCTTCGCCGCCCGGACAACCCTGTTTTCCACCGTTCGGTACACGCCGTAGCCGGTCGCACCCCTCCCCCCCGCATGCCAGACACTGGGAATGGGAGTGTCCCAATAGGAATTCGGGAAAATTCCCCCCTGCCGGACGGGAGAGAAGAGTGTACACTTTTGTTCCTATGTAAGAGGCGCTCGTGCGTGTCCGTCTTCGTTCGTGACGCGGCAGCGGGTTGCGCGGAACACGACGGTGACGTTTCCCAGCAGGTAGTCCCCCCAGATCCGACCGCGCACCGTGCACGGCCGGGACTCACAGGAGGATGGAGATGAGTCTTCACCGTTTTTCGCGATACGGCCTGGCACTGGCCGTCCTCGCGCTACCCGCGACGGCATTCGCTCAGGGGTTCGGACTGAACGAGATGAACAGCTGCGGCATCGGACGCGGCTACGCCGTCACCGGCTCTCCGTGCCAGGATGCGTCCACCATATTCTCGAATCCCGCGTTCGCGGCCGCGCTTTCCGGCAACTCGCTCGTGCTCGGCGCCACCTCGATCGCCGTCAAGGGCACGTTCACGCGGGACAGCCTGCTCGGGCGCTGGCAGACGGACATCCCCACGGCCTACGTCCCGAACGTCTACTTCAATCACAAGCAGAGCGACAACCTGGCGTGGGGATTCGGCGTGTACGTGCCGTATGGCCTCACGTCGGAGTGGCCGGGCAACTTTCCGGGCCGGTTCGTGGCCGATAAAGCGGCCATCCAGACCATCTATTTCCAGCCCAACATCGCGTGGAAGATCAACGACAACTGGATGATCGGCGGCGGCCCGGTGATCGGGCACTCCACGGTCGAACTCATCCAGAGCGCGGATCTATCCCAGCAGACCGCGAGCGCTGGACCAACCGGCCCCATCACCTTTGGCATGCTGGGCATTGCGCAGGGCACCGAGTTCGCACGCGGCACGCTCAAGGGAAGCGCCATGTCCTACGGGTTCGCGCTCGGCGTGTACGGAAAGATCGCCAAGCACTGGACCATGGGCGCTCGCTATCTGTCGTCGCTGAACTTCAACTACAGCAACGGCAAGGCCACCTTCCAGCAGGTTCCCACGGGCCTCACCCTGTCCAACGGCAACCCGCTGGGTGCGCCCGCCGGAACGCCGGTCGACGCGCTGGTGGCCAGCCAGTTCACTTCCGGCGCCCTCGTGGCGCAAAGCGGCGCCACAGAGATCGCGCACCCCGACCAGGCCGAGGTCGGCGTGGGCTACGACGGGTTCGACCGCTGGCTCCTGAGTGCCGACTACTACTGGGTGGGTTGGAAGCGGTTCCACTCGCTCGACGTGCAGTTCGCC is a window of Gemmatimonadaceae bacterium DNA encoding:
- a CDS encoding outer membrane protein transport protein, with the translated sequence MSLHRFSRYGLALAVLALPATAFAQGFGLNEMNSCGIGRGYAVTGSPCQDASTIFSNPAFAAALSGNSLVLGATSIAVKGTFTRDSLLGRWQTDIPTAYVPNVYFNHKQSDNLAWGFGVYVPYGLTSEWPGNFPGRFVADKAAIQTIYFQPNIAWKINDNWMIGGGPVIGHSTVELIQSADLSQQTASAGPTGPITFGMLGIAQGTEFARGTLKGSAMSYGFALGVYGKIAKHWTMGARYLSSLNFNYSNGKATFQQVPTGLTLSNGNPLGAPAGTPVDALVASQFTSGALVAQSGATEIAHPDQAEVGVGYDGFDRWLLSADYYWVGWKRFHSLDVQFANPALNTTQVEDYNNSSAIRMGAQYTGANSWQWRVGFAGVAAAAPDQTVTPILPDQDRMNYTAGLGIPLGKAWTIDAAYAYVWTPGRRGRIVGRSSASQPSFNDGVYTLSANIISVSLKASF